Part of the Streptomyces sp. HSG2 genome, CGGCCCGGCGCCCGGTCGGAGCCGTCCGGACGAGGAGCAGCCAGGGAACGAGGCAGAGGCAAGCCCACCACCACAGCGCCGGAGCGGGAAAGGCCAGAACGGGCAGGGCGCCGCACAGAAGCGCCCCGACACGCCGGGACCAAGGGGAACCGAGCCGTCGCTCCACCGTCCGCACGTGGTCTCCTCCCCATCGAGCCCCCGACGGTCACCCGCTGGTGTGGGTCGGGGGTCGCCCCAGTCGATCACATCGGGGTCGCGGCTCCACCGAGGCGCCGCCACTTCTCCCGTACCACCACGCGGGTCAGTCGCCACCCCTGCGCCGTCCGCAGCAACGCGAAGGAGCAGCGGCCACCGGAGACGACCTCCGGCCCCGTGACGCCCCGCCCCCCGGGGACCAGTGGGCTGACGTAGTCGGCGTCCGCCTCGGCCGTGTCGCCGACGTCGCGTGCCCACTCGCCCAAGCGCACACGACGGTTGACGACGAGGTGCTGCCGGACCGGGAACGGGCCCAAGGCCTCGGCCAACCAGTCGGCCACCGCCGCCGCGTCACCCTCGACGCCTCCCGCCGACCGATAGTCGGCGCGACCGCCCGGCGCGAACAGGGCCAGGTAGCCCGCCCAGTCCCCGTCGTCCACGGCGACCGCGTAGTCGGTGACCAGCCGGTCCACCGCCATGCGGTCCCTGGTGTCGGCGAGATCGATGCGCTGCGTCATCACCCCAGTGTTGGCCAGGGCAGGGGCCGGGCCAAGAGGTCCGGCGGCATTCGCCGGCCCGGCGTCGCCCACATGGCGCAGACCGGGCCGCCGAAGACCCCGCCGGAATCGGCGTGGGCCTGGTGCTCGATCGGAGGGCCGCGCCGACGAGGAGCGGCCGATGTCTCCAAGTCGACCGCGACGGGCGACCGCCGCCGGGCATGGACAAGGTCGACTGCTCGCCAGGCATCACCGCCAGGGTGGGCGCTCCTCGGGGTCGGACTTGTCCGCGATCAGGCAGGCGGGTGCGGGCCCGTACTTCGGCGACTCCAGGGCCACAGCGGATCGTCCGGGTGATGCGCGGTGGGCCGCCACCAGGTCGAGGTTGACGTCGGCTGTCAATCCCCTGGTTTCGTAGAGACCTCTCCTATGCGGCCTGGCACCTCTGGTCGCTCTTCTTGCGTGCTTCGGTGATGCTCCGTTCGAACTCCTCCGGCGGCAGGCCGCCGGCCGCGCTGTGCCTGCGTCGTGGGTTGTGGAACCCGGTAATCCAGGTGGCGATCTTCAGGCGGGCCTCGGTGCGGGTGGCGAACCGGTGCCGGTGGATGTACTCGACCTTGATCAGCGACTTGAACGACTCCGCGGCGGCGTTGTCCAGCGCGGAGCCCACCCGCCCCATGGACTGCACCACGCCCAGGCGGTCACAC contains:
- a CDS encoding nuclear transport factor 2 family protein; the encoded protein is MTQRIDLADTRDRMAVDRLVTDYAVAVDDGDWAGYLALFAPGGRADYRSAGGVEGDAAAVADWLAEALGPFPVRQHLVVNRRVRLGEWARDVGDTAEADADYVSPLVPGGRGVTGPEVVSGGRCSFALLRTAQGWRLTRVVVREKWRRLGGAATPM
- a CDS encoding integrase core domain-containing protein, which codes for MVQSMGRVGSALDNAAAESFKSLIKVEYIHRHRFATRTEARLKIATWITGFHNPRRRHSAAGGLPPEEFERSITEARKKSDQRCQAA